The following are encoded together in the Girardinichthys multiradiatus isolate DD_20200921_A chromosome X, DD_fGirMul_XY1, whole genome shotgun sequence genome:
- the LOC124862850 gene encoding splicing factor, arginine/serine-rich 19-like: protein MDSTSAPGFKRRSSPSSSPAEVGETARSPPPCSPSSSPSPPSSEPSSPLSSSSSLCANTSVYKNNVKGFSKVARVSSTSTLPPATSTFNNTSVEQFSHTAMQASISFEDDDGKGGMYDPYSPTDGEKEGKPAGEEGDGEKYDPFDPTGSPQSDVDIRLDRKVILEKHVEINDDEKDEEPPDSTEILTDPLSPSLTSKLPLRRRVESRSSKARGQREGVDSDHSEIEEGEIVGAADRDGAKNKLSEEPLTLNSPKISFFGSKPERILRVLDGDGFVSVCAEGNWEDDRELEDEPAVGVGDLRRKLVSRRKERYLSFPASSPLSSQPSLPPSLPQASTSTSPVTPPVEHTSKNHKTSKSSKDHDRQKSKERKPGEKVVRKKKRRKGKEEDRERSNEKERGHKDGKEVKTRGNSRSSSRKGKKRRHSSPEASHHSSKKEVLSRRSFSSLSEERHRERERDKDRDRKSHRDRERDRGRDRDKGRDRHNRSSSRSKDERVRDSSSRRRETERKGKQHSSSRERGLPKRSKSSREERESGRERQHERERRRDGRPVVPPSIQDLNGSDLFAIKRTITVTTTTTTTTVPGSPRMATTSPGRPMEDRKRRKWQSTGDTEDREGVCSPSRSLSPPRYHGYESDRYSDKLEIDMLSLDGEALDSDYPSLEDTPPAALPLELPVPSPKAKPSPIARQSHPKKKSHTIKKSDSSSSSNRTTGKGPSSLTVTSGPASIAPGLSSAKRVRKVGKDKVRDKSSRKDLIRSGKSKKESGGHRKGKLQSKVSVLVREGVSSTTGASVGSGKLSMDLLGPGGSGGGAGGSVVGGSIAVVFCRDNESRSPFLKPCSEPLSLGGRAKDLAGMGKRSSLAAPPSSLTSPAGLKSKKTKPSSITSTSSSASSPSSSLATKRRRRLAKKNSKKGGTVGLVAADGSQTKSTSEGWGGASFDAPSAVGDGSKSVSPHTAQGGPPPCSSSSSSSTSSSTSVLPPSSSPPHTPPPSNAPLRDTRESSPDSQTVDSSCKTPEPTFLAEDCPNQNTPSPPASSPSSLSTPQGAGLGSTLSTQTVKPAPPDEMPKSLASPPCSSSSAGLASLSLSLSSADPSSSSSVSSSSASKLPPPPPPPPPAAPTLPWSLQTGVDCTTGGVLALTALLFKMEEANIASRAKAQEFIQATSQILSQANQNQSQHHVPPSSMSSSAQIPPPPTVAPPPGLSPAQFILHSSLPLVGCTKTPPSHLHSSLGGGCAQTPPPMLPVGLSGMTGSSGEAGWENENKDSDKYLKKLHTQERAVEEVKLAIKPYYQRKDINKEEYKDILRKAVHKICHSRTGEINPVKVSNLIKLYVQRYKYFRKHGRKMDEEEREDREQGTLHSSA, encoded by the exons ATGGACTCGACTTCAGCACCAGGCTTCAAAAGGAGGTCTTCACCCTCCTCTTCCCCAGCTGAGGTTGGAGAGACCGCCAGGAGCCCTCCTCCCTGCTCACCCTCCTCGTCTCCGTCACCGCCTTCGTCTGAGCCATCTTCACCAttgtcttcatcctcctctcttTGTGCCAATACCTCAGTgtataaaaacaatgtaaaaggttTCAGTAAGGTGGCCAGGGTTTCTTCTACTTCCACACTGCCTCCTGCCACATCTACGTTTAATAACACTTCAGTGGAGCAATTCTCTCACACGGCAATGCAGGCGAGTATTAGTTTCGAAGATGATGATGGGAAAGGGGGGATGTACGATCCTTACAGCCCAACTGATGGAGAGAAGGAGGGAAAGCCGGCGGGGGAGGAAGGGGATGGGGAGAAATATGACCCTTTTGATCCCACTGGCTCTCCACAATCAGATGTGGACATTAGACTCGACAGAAAGGTGATCCTGGAGAAACATGTTGAAATAAATGATGATGAGAAAGATGAAGAGCCTCCAGATTCCACAGAGATTTTGACCGATCCACTGAGCCCCAGTCTGACCAGCAAGCTACCTCTGCGGAGGAGGGTGGAAAGCCGCAGCTCCAAAGCCCGGGGGCAAAGGGAAGGTGTTGACTCTGATCATTCTGAGATAGAGGAGGGGGAGATAGTTGGAGCTGCTGACAGAGATGGAgctaaaaataaactttcagaGGAACCCCTTACTCTGAATTCCCCCAAAATTTCATTCTTTGGTTCCAAACCAGAGCGCATTCTCCGGGTGCTGGATGGAGATgggtttgtgtctgtgtgtgcagagGGAAACTGGGAAGATGACAGGGAGCTTGAGGATGAGCCTGCTGTTGGAGTGGGGGATTTGAGAAGGAAGTTGGTCAGCAGGAGGAAGGAAAGATATCTGTCCTTTCCTGCCTCTTCCCCTCTTTCTTCTCAGCCATCACTGCCGCCTTCCCTTCCTCAAGCTTCCACATCCACCTCCCCTGTCACTCCCCCTGTAGAGCACACAAGCAAGAATCACAAAACCTCCAAAAGTTCTAAAGACCACGACAGACAGAAAAGCAAGGAAAGAAAACCAGGAGAAAAGGTggtcagaaagaaaaagaggaggAAGGGCAAAGAGGAGGATCGGGAGAGGAGCAACGAGAAAGAGCGAGGACACAAGGATGGGAAGGAGGTTAAAACAAGGGGGAACAGTAGGAGCAGTAGTcggaaaggaaagaaaagacgACACAGCAGCCCAGAAGCTTCCCATCACTCTTCAAAAAAAGAAGTACTCTCTAGACGCTCCTTTTCTAGTCTGTCTGAAGAAAGACACAGGGAACGGGAAAGAGATAAAGACAGGGACAGAAAAAGTCATAGAGACAGAGAAAGGGATAGAGGCAGAGACAGAGATAAAGGTAGAGACAGACATAATCGCAGCAGCAGTCGCAGTAAAGATGAGAGAGTGCGAGATTCCAGTTCTAGAAGGAGGGAGACGGAAAGGAAGGGAAAACAGCACTCAAGCAGCAGAGAGCGGGGCCTTCCAAAGAGGTCCAAAAGCAGTAGGGAAGAGAGGGAAAGTGGTAGAGAGAGGCAGCATGAAAGGGAGCGTCGAAGGGATGGTCGCCCTGTTGTCCCACCGTCTATTCAAGACCTCAACGGGTCTGACCTCTTTGCTATTAAGCGAACCATTACAGTGACAACCACCACTACCACCACCACAGTCCCCGGCTCCCCAAGAATGGCAACAACGTCTCCTGGCCGTCCCATGGAGGACAGGAAGAGGAGAAAATGGCAATCGACTGGAGACACGGAGGACCGGGAAGGTGTTTGCAGCCCATCACGGTCGCTCTCCCCACCCAGGTATCACGGCTATGAGTCAGACCGCTACTCGGACAAATTAGAGATTGACATGTTGTCTTTGGATGGAGAAGCTTTGGACTCAGATTACCCATCTTTGGAGGATACACCTCCTGCTGCTCTGCCTTTAGAACTACCTGTCCCAAGCCCTAAAGCCAAACCTTCCCCTATAGCCAGACAAAGTCACCCAAAAAAGAAGTCTCACACAATAAAGAAATCAgattcatcttcttcttctaaTAGAACAACAGGCAAAGGCCCGTCCTCACTAACGGTCACTTCGGGTCCTGCCTCCATCGCTCCCGGCCTCTCATCAGCAAAGAGAGTCAGAAAAGTAGGAAAGGACAAAGTTCGGGATAAAAGCAGCAGAAAGGATTTAATTCGTTCTGGCAAATCCAAGAAAGAGAGTGGCGGCCATCGAAAAGGAAAACTTCAGTCCAAAGTGTCTGTGCTGGTGCGAGAGGGAGTGAGCAGTACCACAGGGGCTTCAGTGGGTTCTGGAAAACTAAGTATGGACCTTTTGGGACCAGGGGGTTCCGGAGGGGGAGCCGGGGGCTCAGTGGTGGGTGGCTCAATTGCCGTAGTGTTCTGTAGAGACAATGAAAGCAGGTCACCATTCCTGAAGCCTTGCTCAGAGCCACTGTCCTTAGGTGGCCGGGCTAAAGATCTGGCCGGTATGGGAAAACGAAGCAGCCTGGCTGCGCCGCCATCATCCTTAACCAGCCCTGCTGGACTGAAGTCCAAGAAGACAAAACCAAGCTCCATCACATCCACTTCTTCCTCGGCATCCTCCCCCTCATCATCTCTGGCAACCAAACGCCGTCGCCGCTTAGCCAAGAAAAACAGTAAGAAAGGTGGAACAGTTGGCTTGGTtgctgctgatggcagccaaACAAAATCGACATCAGAAGGCTGGGGCGGAGCCTCCTTTGATGCTCCATCAGCCGTTGGAGATGGGAGCAAATCGGTTAGTCCACATACAGCTCAAGGTGGCCCTCCACCTTGTTCCTCATCCTCGTCATCTTCTACATCCTCCTCCACCAGTGTTCTCCCGCCCTCCTCCTCTCCGCCACACACGCCCCCTCCATCTAATGCACCCTTGCGGGACACCAGGGAGTCTTCACCTGACTCTCAGACTGTGGACAGCAGTTGTAAGACCCCCGAGCCGACTTTTCTAGCTGAAGACTGCCCAAATCAAaacaccccttctccaccagcGTCTAGTCCATCGAGTCTGTCCACTCCCCAGGGAGCTGGCCTCGGAAGCACCCTGTCTACACAGACTGTAAAGCCCGCACCTCCAGATGAGATGCCAAAATCTTTGGCCTCACCTCCTTGCTCATCTTCATCAGCAGGTCTTGCCTCCCTTTCACTGTCTCTCTCTTCAGCTGacccctcctcctcttcctctgtatCCTCCTCTTCTGCCAGCAAGCTGCCGCCACCTCCTCCTCCGCCTCCACCAGCAGCACCTACTCTGCCCTGGAGTCTTCAGACCGGAGTGGACTGTACAACTGGAGGTGTCTTGGCTT TGACTGCTCTGCTCTTCAAAATGGAGGAGGCCAATATTGCCAGCAGGGCAAAAGCACAGGAGTTCATTCAAGCAACCAGTCAG ATCCTGTCCCAAGCCAACCAGAACCAATCCCAGCATCATGTTCCTCCCTCCTCGATGTCCTCCTCCGCCCAGATCCCTCCACCTCCGACTGTGGCTCCACCTCCTGGTCTGAGCCCAGCCCAGTTCATCCTCCACAGCTCTCTCCCACTGGTGGGATGCACCAAAACTCCCCCTTCTCACCTGCACTCGTCCCTAGGAGGTGGATGTGCACAGACCCCACCGCCTATGCTGCCTGTGGGGCTGTCAGGAATGACAGGAAGCTCTGGCGAAGCTGGATGGGAAAATGAGAACAAAGATTCAGATAAG TATCTGAAGAAGCTGCACACCCAGGAGCGGGCAGTGGAGGAGGTGAAGCTTGCTATCAAACCTTACTACCAGCGCAAAGACATCAATAAGGAAGAGTATAAAGATATCCTCAGGAAAGCTGTGCATAAG ATCTGCCACAGCCGTACTGGAGAAATcaacccagtcaaagtcagcAACCTCATAAAACTGTATGTTCAACGCTACAAATATTTCCGGAAACATGGACGCAAAATGGATGAAGAAGAACGAGAAGACCGGGAGCAGGGAACACTGCATTCCTCTGCCTGA